Proteins from one Candidatus Nitrospira nitrificans genomic window:
- a CDS encoding 4'-phosphopantetheinyl transferase family protein — translation MMSDMCIQDGPALISFHSLERVADTNRRHPIRLAPNTVHLWGIELEGSRRCLERCRGWLDEVERRRAARLVREDTRQRYVLAHGGLRAVLSRYLGVSPDVVPLDRSATGKPSLTKELRNRSAITFNLSHAHNRALIAVSQTQEIGVDLEFIRSDVEVAKLSERYFTRDEHTAIMQAGEEQRASRFFRYWVAKEALLKAQGIGLRGLSDCEIRLETDGDDREVRTRLGAQFPDTLRVRLLPCEKGWEAAVAAQRLDSVQQCCLKQ, via the coding sequence TTCAGGACGGCCCTGCGCTGATCTCGTTCCACTCACTTGAGCGTGTTGCCGATACAAATCGGCGCCATCCGATCCGCCTTGCACCGAACACTGTTCATCTGTGGGGGATTGAGCTTGAAGGATCGCGGCGCTGTCTGGAGCGATGCAGGGGCTGGTTGGATGAAGTCGAGCGGCGCCGAGCGGCGCGCCTTGTTCGGGAGGATACCCGGCAGCGTTATGTGCTGGCTCACGGAGGCCTGAGAGCAGTGTTGAGCAGGTACCTTGGAGTCAGTCCGGATGTGGTCCCCTTGGATCGCAGCGCAACGGGCAAGCCTTCCCTGACGAAGGAACTACGAAATCGGTCGGCGATCACGTTCAATTTGTCCCATGCCCATAACCGCGCGCTGATTGCGGTTTCACAAACACAGGAGATCGGTGTCGACCTTGAATTCATCCGATCGGACGTCGAAGTCGCGAAACTATCCGAGCGCTATTTCACTCGCGACGAACATACGGCGATCATGCAGGCTGGAGAGGAGCAGCGCGCCTCGAGATTCTTCCGCTACTGGGTTGCGAAAGAGGCGCTGCTCAAGGCCCAAGGCATCGGCCTCCGGGGGCTGTCCGACTGCGAGATCCGCCTTGAGACGGACGGAGACGATAGAGAAGTTCGTACCCGATTGGGCGCTCAGTTCCCCGATACGTTGCGGGTTCGCCTTCTCCCTTGTGAAAAGGGATGGGAAGCCGCGGTGGCTGCTCAGAGGCTAGACTCGGTTCAACAGTGTTGCCTCAAGCAGTAG